The following are encoded in a window of Gavia stellata isolate bGavSte3 chromosome 33, bGavSte3.hap2, whole genome shotgun sequence genomic DNA:
- the NES gene encoding nestin — protein sequence MLSTESFAGARALGEESLQMWDLNKRLEAYLARVKFLEEENEVLRAEIQSAKGSPAGDSWRAKYEEELRALRDALDHAFREKCTAELARDNLYEEVQQVKGRCQKEQAAREEAKKQLSLSRKELEEERRAQIWLKERAVQLEKEVEALLEVHEEEKAGLDQEIASFSQSLESFRCAPVAFQPVEVEDYSKRLSEIWKGAVETYKTEVSQLEGSLCQAKENLWKAVEDNQQNQLQLQHLEKDLAGLKARKEMLEESLARQWQEQRGEAEKFQLAMEALEQEKQTLRVQIAQVLEDRQQLMHLKMSLSLEVATYRTLLEAESTRLQMPAGEYKLANGLRDLKLEVSSGTKLAPASAETRRLLPRDHRASPSVFSRAEGRGQPAKAQSDALTPKSQSPGARELQKISSVLHATAAQAAGTAREPGTPSHPAPSPSQPGKAAPPLSLEPPSSMSLESGSLGGEGPAWPGGDGGEMSQGKEHPPPAAVAETHDASAEPPGTAPACSLRYPAQLVSEALEDALKEMKDDAQPSEEPTLSAAWAPRDARAPSPVPPIEAREGAVAEGAGDGEAPEVEERAGEAVLQGLGAESSTLRDEAVSPLGLHPCGIVASLSATESREETGEWEEEMPTVLSPREAEAVPQEKDTSGPGQMGTGWEEPERGEDEAEAPSVEASHPSEDEEERGPPSPCGEDGDFQGKGMDVREGESLQREVEAARAVPLESHPVVPTESHLEEDLADGDHERFEHQEMPVCEMDLTAEEERGQETCPEQEPCLEQEPSSIHEAIPAEEASSGAEEDGVGGEDPGRAKDGEGEKGEASEEALGGEDPPAGEASGPEALGQESGAQEEQGSFAEEVREQEELEPEPEPGEEPWGREGDGNGQKPHPEDWKVTAEDTEGALGTEEPAWADDTPTSAGGLESEETEGTSPAELEETQEDDEDAESQGMSQQQPPPEAEPAPGLARDEQEGTEGQPAWAPTDTPGRGDSQEPAEGPEEPWEVQDEDADDELGSDPGQPESGSTVPAALQQGPGDGAESGESAEEDVGRSGELEQAPGTGRSVELEDTLPDSTPLHLYEGEMLAVVAPSQNSPETEETTETAPSSEIAPEDEGWLEEREKPLTPTVPESREEEAGMEVAPAAEGAEEEEGYFMVSAPNPEVSSSEEAEISEDFEEIKVEATEASKDDLEAPGKVSLVPEDEGHFETFIGEADEDMKMPTEEPEMPEDEDEDDAGGFTAELEEGPALLQADPGYPGAMEPLGGGADEPGQGAAGSGAHEGPGHSEGLATESVEELDGMVEPESDADRAEMLPSGNLGLLGQEEEEEDEPSMAHHDVAEPIPPAGLQAQAMPVSPLPDQAERTSDEQPSVEEEAPDGDSPPMGGDEEPPEADPPQPGSVPEQGGFPEVIQESPDMADLSAKVPADVMKDSDILEIVEQALEFNQELVMGVRAAEGGQRDPGGTELPRDTGEDSSPASSSKEELTVQEVPADVTLGTEGPVRAENGLHREASLEDLAEFTEEVLNGIAGMLPAQDFPAETADPTAVMPSQPPAPGDATAAKLADATLRGKHGGADTVPVPSPLGDDVLCLAPDQPPACRLRAEQEPWSSGDE from the exons ATGCTGAGCACGGAAAGTTTCGCAGGGGCGAGAGCCCTGGGCGAGGAGTCGCTGCAGATGTGGGACCTCAACAAGCGGCTGGAGGCGTACCTGGCCCGCGTGAAGTTCCTGGAGGAGGAAAACGAGGTGCTGCGAGCCGAAATCCAGAGCGCCAAGGGCAGCCCGGCCGGGGACTCGTGGCGGGCAAAGTACGAGGAGGAGCTGCGAGCCCTGCGGGATGCGCTGGATCATGCCTTCAGGGAGAAGTGCACGGCCGAGCTGGCCAGGGACAACCTCTACGAGGAGGTCCAGCAGGTGAAAGGCAGGTGCCAGAAGGAGCAAGCAGCCCGAGAAGAAGCCAAGAAGCAGCTATCCTTGAgcaggaaggagctggaggaggagaggagagcgcAGATCTGGTTGAAGGAGAGAGCCgtgcagctggagaaggaggtggaAGCCTTGCTGGAGGTGCAcgaggaggagaaagcagggCTGGACCAGGAGATCGCGAGCTTCTCGCAGAGCCTGGAGAGCTTCCGCTGCGCGCCGGTGGCTTTCCAGCCCGTGGAGGTGGAGGACTACTCCAAGAGGCTCTCGGAGATCTGGAAAGGGGCGGTGGAGACCTACAAGACGGAGGTGTCGCAGCTGGAGGGTTCCCTCTGCCAGGCCAAGGAGAACCTCTGGAAGGCGGTGGAGGACAACCAGcagaaccagctgcagctgcagcacctgGAGAAGGACCTGGCAGGGCTCAAAGCGCGGAAGGAGATGCTGGAGGAGAGCCTGGCCCGGCAGTGGCAGGAGCAGCGCGGGGAGGCAGAGAAGTTCCAG CTGGCGATGGAGgccctggagcaggagaagcagaCCCTGCGGGTGCAGATCGCCCAGGTGCTGGAGGACAGGCAGCAGCTCATGCACCTCAAGATGTCCCTCAGCCTGGAAGTGGCGACCTACAG GACGCTGCTGGAAGCAGAGAGCACCCGCTTGCAAATGCCAGCCGGGGAATACAAGCTGGCCAACGGCTTGCGAG ATCTCAAGCTGGAGGTGAGCAGCGGCACCAAGCTGGCACCGGCAAGCGCCGAGACCAGGCGGCTGCTGCCCCGGGACCACCGCGCCAGCCCCTCTGTCTTCTCcagggcggaggggagggggcagccaGCAAAAGCCCAAAGCGACGCTCTGACACCCAAAAGCCAGAGCCCCGGTGCCAGGGAGCTCCAGAAAATCAGCTCAGTCCTCCATGCCACGGCAGCTCAGGCTGCCGGCACGGCCAGGGAGCCGGGTACCCCCAGCCACCCCGCGCCAAGCCCCTCACAGCCCGGCAAAGCTgcccctcctctctccctggaGCCCCCCAGCTCCATGTCGCTGGAATCAGGGAGCCTGGGGGGAGAGGGTCCTGCCTGGCCGGGGGGAGACGGCGGTGAGATGAGCCAAGGGAAGGAGCATCCTCCACCCGCAGCCGTGGCGGAGACCCACGATGCCAGCGCTGAGCCCCCGGGAACGGCACCCGCCTGCAGCCTGCGGTACCCAGCCCAGCTGGTCAGCGAGGCGCTGGAGGATGCTCTCAAGGAAATGAAAGACGATGCTCAGCCCAGCGAAGAGCCCACGCTCAGCGCCGCGTGGGCCCCCCGGGACGCCCGTGCCCCCAGCCCCGTTCCACCCATAGAGGCTCGTGAAGGGGCTGTGGCAGAGGGGGCCGGGGATGGTGAAGCCCCCGAAGtggaggagagggctggggaAGCCGTGCTCCAGGGGCTGGGTGCGGAGAGCAGCACTCTGCGGGACGAAGCCGTGTCCCCGCTGGGACTGCATCCCTGCGGAATAGTTGCTTCCCTAAGCGCCACGGAGAGCCGGGAAGAGACGGGAgagtgggaggaggagatgcCCACTGTGCTGAGCCCAAGGGAAGCAGAAGCGGTGCCCCAGGAAAAGGACACAAGTGGCCCTGGCCAGATGGGGACCGGCTGGGAAGAGCCAGAGCGAGGGGAGGATGAGGCAGAGGCCCCAAGCGTGGAGGCATCGCACCCCTcggaggatgaggaggagaggggaccccccagcccctgcgggGAGGATGGCGATTTCCAGGGCAAAGGGATGGATGTGCGAGAAGGGGAGTCCCTGCAAAGGGAAGTCGAAGCTGCTCGTGCTGTCCCCCTGGAAAGCCACCCTGTTGTGCCCACGGAAAGTCACCTGGAAGAGGACCTTGCTGATGGAGACCACGAAAGGTTTGAGCATCAGGAAATGCCCGTGTGTGAGATGGATCTgactgcagaggaggaaagggggcAGGAGACGTGCCCAGAGCAGGAGCCGTGCCTGGAGCAGGAGCCTTCGAGCATCCATGAGGCCATCCCAGCAGAAGAGGCTTCATCGGGGGCTGAAGAAGATGGCGTGGGAGGGGAGGATCCAGGCAGAGCAAAAGATGGtgagggagaaaagggagaggcCAGTGAGGAGGCGCTGGGAGGAGAAGACCCCCCAGCAGGAGAGGCTTCGGGACCTGAagccctggggcaggagagcggagcccaggaggagcagggaagctttgcagaagaggtgcgggagcaggaggagctggagccggagccggagccgggagaggagccctggggcagggagggtgaTGGCAACGGCCAAAAACCCCATCCAGAGGACTGGAAGGTGACAGCAGAGGACACAGAGGGGGCTCTGGGGACAGAAGAGCCAGCCTGGGCAGATGACACCCCGACAAGCGCAGGAGGGCTGGAAAGCGAGGAGACAGAGGGCACATCGCcggcagagctggaggaaacCCAGGAGGATGATGAAGATGCCGAGAGCCAGGGCAtgagccagcagcagccaccgCCGGAGGCTgagccggccccggggctggcgAGGGATGAGCAGGAGGGCACCGAGGGGCAGCCTGCCTGGGCACCCACAGACACCCCCGGGCGAGGGGACAGCCAGGAGCCAGCCGAGGGTCCAGAGGAGCCATGGGAGGTGCAGGATGAGGATGCCGATGACGAGCTTGGCTCGGACCCGGGACAGCCAGAGAGCGGTAGCACCGTCCCCGCGGCACTTCAGCAGGGTCCGGGTGATGGCGCGGAGAGCGGCGAGTCGGCAGAGGAGGATGTTGGACGATCGGGAGAGCTGGAGCAGGCACCAGGGACGGGCAGGAGCGTGGAGCTGGAGGACACGCTGCCCGACAGCACTCCCTTGCACCTCTACGAAGGGGAGATGCTGGCTGTGGTTGCACCCAGCCAAAACTCTCCGGAGACTGAGGAGACCACAGAGACAGCCCCCTCATCCGAAATAGCTCCAGAGGATGAAGGATGgctggaagaaagggagaagccACTAACTCCCACCGTGCCAGAGAGCCGCGAAGaggaggcagggatggaggtggcCCCTGCGGCAGAGGgtgctgaggaagaggaaggctaTTTCATGGTCTCTGCTCCCAACCCAGAGGTGTCCAGCTCGGAGGAAGCAGAGATCTCCGAGGACTTTGAAGAGATAAAGGTTGAAGCAACCGAAGCCAGCAAAGATGATCTGGAAGCTCCTGGAAAAGTGTCTCTGGTGCCAGAGGACGAAGGGCACTTTGAGACGTTTATTGGTGAAGCAGATGAAGACATGAAGATGCCCACAGAAGAACCTGAGATGCcagaggatgaggatgaggacgATGCTGGGGGTTTTActgctgagctggaggaaggcccagctctgctccaggcagaTCCCGGCTACCCCGGGGCCATGGAGCCATTAGGAGGAGGCGCTGACGAGCCAGGCCAGGGTGCCGCGGGCTCCGGCGCACATGAGGGTCCAGGGCACTCGGAAGGCTTGGCCACCGAATCGGTCGAGGAGCTCGACGGCATGGTGGAGCCGGAGAGCGATGCCGACAGAGCTGAAATGCTCCCAAGCGGCAACCTGGGGCTgttggggcaggaggaggaggaagaggacgagCCCAGCATGGCTCACCACGATGTGGCCGAGCCCATCCCTCCGGCAGGGCTCCAGGCCCAGGCAATGCCGGTTTCTCCACTGCCTGACCAAGCGGAGCGGACATCGGATGAGCAGCCAtctgtggaggaggaagcaCCGGACGGCGACAGCCCTCCCATGGGTGGGGACGAGGAGCCCCCCGAGGCTGACCCACCTCAGCCCGGCTCCGTGCCGGAGCAGGGAGGTTTTCCAGAGGTGATTCAAGAAAGCCCAGATATGGCCGATCTCTCTGCAAAGGTGCCGGCGGACGTCATGAAAGACTCGGATATTTTGGAAATAGTTGAGCAAGCCCTGGAGTTCAACCAGGAGCTGGTGATGGGGGTGAGGGCGGCCGAGGGCGGGCAGCGGGATCCCGGTGGGACTGAGCTTCCCCGGGACACGGGGGAAGACTCCTCACCTGCCTCGTCCAGCAAGGAGGAGCTGACGGTGCAGGAGGTGCCAGCGGATGTGACACTGGGGACAGAGGGTCCGGTTCGGGCCGAGAACGGGCTGCACCGGGAGGCCAGCCTGGAGGACCTGGCCGAATTCACCGAGGAGGTGCTGAACGGCATCGCCGGCATGCTGCCGGCACAGGATTTCCCTGCGGAGACCGCAGACCCCACCGCGGTGATGCCGTCACAGCCCCCTGCTCCCGGAGATGCCACTGCCGCCAAGCTGGCCGATGCCACCCTGCGTGGCAAGCACGGCGGAGCCGACACCGTCCCTGTGCCGTCCCCTTTGGGGGATGACGTCTTGTGCCTCGCACCCGACCAGCCGCCGGCGTGCCGGCTGAGAGCCGAGCAGGAGCCCTGGTCCTCGGGGGATGAGTGA